Proteins encoded in a region of the Panicum hallii strain FIL2 chromosome 3, PHallii_v3.1, whole genome shotgun sequence genome:
- the LOC112885306 gene encoding gibberellin 20 oxidase 2-like gives MNVARRVPPADDADGNDDAAAMGLCWGQPKIPDPFVWPQADALASSERELDAPVVDVGAAMRGGGGGDGMRRAAEQVAAACASHGLFQVTGHGLDPALARAALDGAAGFFRLPLATKRRARRAPGNVTGYAAAHVDRFTANLPWKETLSFGHRDHRAAGAHVVVNYFTSVLGSEFKPLGAVYQEYCEAMKQVSLAIMEVIGVSLGVGRSCYRDFFADGCSIMRCNYYPPCPEPERALGTGPHCDPSALTLLLQDGAVDGLQVLVDGEWRPVRPRPGALVVNIGDTFTALSNGRYRSCLHRAVVHRERERRSLAFFLCPREDRVVRPPPRLLAAARGQEERRRRYPDFTWADMARFTQRHYRADARTLEALARWLGAAAPTCAAATSASQSQDKAQETA, from the exons ATGAATGTTGCTCGTCGCGTGCCTCCTGCCGACGATGCCGACGGCAACGACGACGCTGCTGCCATGGGCCTCTGCTGGGGCCAGCCGAAGATCCCGGACCCGTTCGTCTGGCCCCAGGCCGACGCGCTGGCCTCGTCGGAGAGGGAGCTGGACGCGCCCGTGGTGGACGTCGGGGCCGccatgcgcggcggcggcggcggcgacgggatGCGCCGCGCTGCCGAGCAGGTCGCCGCGGCGTGCGCTAGCCACGGGCTGTTCCAGGTGACCGGGCACGGGCTGGACCCGGCGCTGGCGCGCGCCGCGCTCGACGGCGCCGCGGGCTTCTTCCGCCTCCCGCTCGCTACGAAACggcgcgcccgccgcgcccccgggaACGTGACCGGCTACGCCGCCGCCCACGTCGACCGCTTCACGGCCAACCTGCCCTGGAAGGAGACGCTCTCCTTCGGCCACCGCGACCACCGGGCGGCCGGCGCCCACGTCGTCGTGAACTACTTCACCTCCGTCCTAGGCAGCGAGTTCAAGCCCTTAGG GGCGGTGTACCAGGAATACTGCGAGGCGATGAAGCAGGTGTCGCTGGCGATCATGGAGGTGATCGGGGTGAGCCTGGGTGTGGGGCGGAGCTGTTACAGGGACTTCTTCGCCGACGGCTGCTCCATCATGCGGTGCAACTACTACCCGCCGTGCCCGGAGCCGGAGCGGGCGCTGGGCACGGGGCCGCACTGCGACCCCTCGGCACTCACCCTCCTGCTGCAGGACGGCGCCGTCGACGGGCTCCAGGTGCTCGTCGACGGCGAGTGGCGCCCCGTCCGGCCGAGGCCCGGCGCGCTCGTCGTCAACATCGGGGACACGTTCACG GCGCTGTCGAACGGGCGGTACCGGAGCTGCCTGCACCGCGCGGTGGTGCACCGGGAGCGGGAGCGGCGGTCGCTGGCCTTCTTCCTCTGCCCGCGCGAGGACCGCGTggtgcgcccgccgccgcgcctcctcgccgccgcccgcgggcAGGAGGAGAGGCGACGGCGCTACCCGGACTTCACGTGGGCCGACATGGCGCGCTTCACGCAGCGCCACTACCGCGCCGACGCCCGCACGCTCGAGGCCTTGGCGCGCTGGCTCGGCGCGGCCGCCCCCACCTGCGCCGCGGCGACGTCGGCGTCCCAGAGCCAAGACAAGGCGCAAGAGACAgcttag
- the LOC112887937 gene encoding NAC domain-containing protein 48-like, with product MSGGGVPGPAAHSQELQLPPGFRFHPTDEELVTHYLCRRCAGLPISAPIIAEIDLYKFDPWQLPRMALYGEKEWYFFSPRDRKYPNGSRPNRAAGTGYWKATGADKPVGTPRPLAIKKALVFYAGKAPKGDKTNWIMHEYRLADVDRSARKKNHSLRLDDWVLCRIYNKKGAAAEKPSSGSSDGVAMATGSPPEQNPSVLPPPAAGAGYAPPPFPELAAYYEVRPSDSTPRAHGGADSSGSGHALAATSSCGGAERPEVQSQPRIAAWERTFSRGAGPGVNPAGSMLGGHQQQLGPAAGGGGDPLLHDILTYWGKPY from the exons atgagcggcggcggagtgccggggccggcggcgcacTCGCAGGAGCTGCAGCTGCCGCCGGGGTTCCGGTTCCACCCGACGGACGAGGAGCTGGTGACGCACTACCTCTGCCGGCGGTGCGCCGGGCTGCCCATCTCCGCGCCCATCATCGCCGAGATCGACCTCTACAAGTTCGACCCCTGGCAGCTGCCAA GGATGGCGCTGTACGGCGAGAAGGAGTGGTACTTCTTCTCCCCGCGCGACCGCAAGTACCCGAACGGGTCGCGGCCGAACCGCGCCGCCGGCACGGGGTACTGGAAGGCCACCGGCGCCGACAAGCCGGTGGGCACGCCCAGGCCCCTGGCCATCAAGAAGGCGCTCGTCTTCTACGCCGGCAAGGCCCCCAAGGGCGACAAGACCAACTGGATCATGCACGAGTACCGCCTCGCCGACGTCGACCGCTCCGCCCGCAAGAAGAACCACAGCCTCAGG CTGGATGATTGGGTGCTGTGCCGAATCTACAACAAGaaaggcgcggcggcggagaagcCGTCGTCCGGGTCCAGCGACGGGGTCGCCATGGCCACGGGCTCGCCGCCGGAGCAGAATCCGTCCGTGCTGCCGCCCCCCGCGGCCGGGGCCGggtacgcgccgccgccgttcccggAGCTGGCGGCGTACTACGAGGTCCGGCCGTCGGACTCGACGCCCCGGGCGCACGGCGGCGCGGACTCGAGCGGCTCGGGGCACGCGCTGGCGGCCACGTCGTCgtgcggcggcgccgagcggccCGAGGTGCAGAGCCAGCCCCGGATCGCGGCGTGGGAGCGCACGTTCTCCCGCGGCGCCGGCCCGGGCGTGAACCCGGCCGGCTCGATGCTGGGCgggcaccagcagcagctcggccccgcggcgggcggcggcggcgacccgctGCTCCATGACATCCTCACGTACTGGGGCAAGCCGTACTGA
- the LOC112885714 gene encoding uncharacterized protein LOC112885714: MASARRLGGLLPLVLLLLTVISASESDPTVLAAAAGDASGQPSAYKMLEGFGFPRGILPEGVTGYTYRPSDGAFEVFLGGDCEFDVDGGYRLTYRRRIYGNVEGGSIRNLGGVSVRMFLLNWGIDRVVMEDAAHLMFYVGPLSQAFPADNFEESPQCRGRRCGGDGAAVGAAAV, encoded by the coding sequence ATGgcctccgcgcgccgcctcgGCGGCCTCCTGccgctcgtcctcctcctcctcaccgtCATCTCGGCGTCCGAGTCCGACCCGACGGTcctggcggccgcggccggcgacGCCTCGGGCCAGCCGAGCGCGTACAAGATGCTGGAGGGGTTCGGGTTCCCGCGGGGCATCCTGCCGGAGGGCGTGACGGGGTACACGTACAGGCCGTCGGACGGCGCGTTCGAGGTGTTCCTGGGCGGGGACTGCGAGTTCGACGTCGACGGCGGGTACCGGCTCACGTACCGGCGGAGGATCTACGGCAACGTGGAGGGCGGCAGCATCCGGAACCTCGGCGGCGTCTCGGTGCGGATGTTCCTCCTCAACTGGGGCATCGACCGCGTCGTCATGGAGGACGCGGCCCACCTCATGTTCTACGTCGGCCCGCTCTCGCAGGCGTTCCCCGCCGACAACTTCGAGGAGTCCCCGCAGTGCCGGGGCCGCCgctgcggcggcgacggcgccgccgtgggcgcggcggcggtgtag
- the LOC112885713 gene encoding uncharacterized protein At5g08430-like isoform X1: MGNRTRSGRRRRASGGGGGSASGSKRLRWVAEEELEEEEEAGPVDGEDLCFVCKDGGLLRVCDYRSCHKAYHPVCVGKDVDFLKSDEEFICEWHTCFICEGRSHYNCLCCPQHTFCQGCVAQAEFVPVLRKTKGFCSNCLRMVIMIEKNVDVDSDGERADFNDRETYEFLFKEYWEIVRDKEGLTLDKLEEAYAILKRGQNCKQDSDLEKLNDEERNSDDDFVGNTDDDDGEEPSARAKLNGTAMKIKSFLKKGKSARNGFVGWASKELIEFLLSIGKDTSETLDQYRAAEVVKDYIRQKDLLQKDKKKLVICDDKLQLLFRKSKVKYNKIYYLLEKHIAANMISDDEILASSEDNSDSVMTKKARTVSYQSSTLKRTPEINKSCFAALVRDNINLIYLRRSLVMDLLKEPDTFESKVVGCLVRIKNDPKDYSFQKRKMLYQLGKVTGIRKTTEEYKIKDTANVLLCILNMPDVNISVLSDEDFDEEECEDLRLQAQNESFERYTVGDLEDKARSLRRDIMSHWINKELQRLDRLIDKANEKGWRYDKDAYLDKKQLLHKPSEQQRLLEEVPRVIPEIEDSKDTEVQVTTRDRSTKKSTVTFQGTNAESIVSLKRCSEEKYKGTNGTRASVLKSCAEEKFKGTGRETELSLKSLSEEKSEATNAYTGGGTAVMDTQKQDTEGADAGVDVDTAGVNVQRRSTEATKANTAGDVPGTSAQEQGAKAADIITIEDDDDDQLCESSGQTAVVDLEANGANDTHHAHKTNNIPRRVNRDVKVKGGASLHRCMWHYIDPQGDEQGPFSMEQLYRWWNNGYFPNDFRVWKTGQTSDAAISIIDALQVINEAEANTGPHVIDD; the protein is encoded by the exons ATGGGGAACCGGACGAGGAGCGGGAGGCGCCGCCgtgccagcggcggcggcggggggagcGCGAGCGGGAGCAAGCGCCTGCGGTGGGTAgcggaggaggagctggaggaggaggaggaggcggggccGGTGGATGGGGAGGACCTCTGCTTCGTCTGCAAGGACGGCGGCCTCCTCCGCGTCTGCGACTACAG GAGCTGCCACAAAGCTTACCATCCTGTTTGCGTGGGGAAAGATGTAGACTTCCTCAAGTCGGATGAAGAATTCATTTGTG AATGGCATACATGCTTTATTTGCGAAGGACGTTCCCACTACAATTGCTTATGCTGTCCACAGCACACCTTCTGCCAAGGTTGTGTGGCACAGGCGGAATTTGTCCCAGTCCTGAGGAAGACTAAGGGGTTCTGCAGTAACTGTTTAAGGATGGTCATCATGATTGAGAAGAATGTTGATGTTGACTCTGATGGG GAGAGGGCCGATTTCAATGACAGGGAAACTTATGAATTTCTATTCAAGGAGTATTGGGAAATAGTTAGAGACAAGGAGGGCTTGACTCTGGATAAACTTGAAGAAGCATATGCTATTCTGAAAAGAGGCCAGAACTGCAAACAGGATTCAGATTTAGAAAAACTTAATGATGAAGAACGCAACTCAGACGATGACTTTGTGGGCAAtactgatgatgatgatggtgaaGAGCCGTCTGCCCGAGCCAAATTAAATGGAACGGCAATGAAAATAAAATCTTTCCTGAAGAAAGGCAAGTCAGCGAGGAATGGCTTTGTGGGCTGGGCTTCGAAAGAGCTCATTGAATTCCTTTTGTCCATTGGGAAAGATACATCAGAAACTCTAGATCAATATCGTGCTGCTGAAGTGGTGAAGGACTACATTCGACAAAAAGATTTATTGCAAAAAGATAAGAAAAAACTTGTCATATGTGATGACAAGCTCCAGCTTTTGTTTAGGAAATCAAAAGTAAAGTACAACAAGATATATTACTTGTTAGAAAAGCATATTGCTGCAAACATGATATCAGATGATGAAATCCTCGCTAGTTCTGAGGATAACAGTGATTCAGTTATGACAAAGAAAGCTCGTACTGTGAGCTATCAGTCCAGTACCCTGAAGCGTACTCCTGAAATAAACAAGAGTTGTTTTGCTGCTCTTGTTCGTGATAACATTAATCTAATCTATTTGAGGAGATCATTAGTTATGGACCTACTAAAGGAGCCAGATACATTTGAAAGTAAAGTTGTTGGCTGTTTAGTTAGAATAAAGAATGATCCCAAAGATTATAGTTTCCAAAAGCGTAAAATGTTGTACCAGCTTGGAAAAGTAACAG GCATTAGGAAAACCACTGAAGAATACAAGATAAAAGACACAGCAAATGTTCTTTTATGTATTTTGAACATGCCTGACGTCAACATCTCGGTGTTGTCAGATGAAGATTTTGATGAG GAAGAATGTGAAGATCTTCGTTTGCAGGCCCAGAATGAATCCTTTGAAAGGTATACTGTG GGTGATCTTGAGGATAAAGCAAGAAGCTTACGCAGGGACATCATGAGTCAT TGGATCAATAAAGAACTTCAGAGACTAGATAGATTAATTGACAAGGCGAACGAGAAAGGTTGGAGATATGA TAAGGATGCATACCTGGATAAGAAACAGCTCTTACACAAACCATCTGAACAACAACGTCTACTTGAAGAGGTCCCACGAGTTATTCCAGAGATAGAAGATAGTAAAGATACTGAAGTTCAAGTTACAACAAGAGACAGGTCTACTAAGAAGAGCACTGTTACTTTTCAAG GTACCAATGCAGAAAGCATTGTTTCTTTGAAAAGATGCTCAGAAGAAAAATATAAAG GTACCAATGGGACTAGAGCATCAGTTCTGAAGAGCTGCGCTGAAGAAAAATTCAAAG GTACTGGGCGGGAGACAGAGCTTTCCTTGAAAAGTTTATCAGAAGAAAAATCTGAAG CTACTAACGCCTACACTGGTGGTGGTACAGCTGTAATGGATACTCAGAAACAGGACACTGAAG GTGCTGATGCGGGTGTTGATGTTGATACAGCTGGAGTGAATGTTCAAAGGCGGAGCACTGAAG CCACAAAAGCCAACACTGCTGGTGATGTACCTGGAACATCTGCTCAAGAGCAGGGTGCTAAAG CTGCTGATATTATTACCATTgaagatgacgatgatgatCAGCTGTGTGAAAGCAGTGGACAAACAGCAGTTGTTGATCTAGAAGCCAATGGTGCCAATGATACTCATCATGCGCACAAGACAAATAACATACCACGCAGAGTCAACAGAGACGTGAAGGTGAAGGGGGGAGCCTCACTGCACAGGTGCATGTGGCATTACATCGATCCTCAGGGCGACGAGCAAGGGCCTTTTTCAATGGAGCAACTGTACCGTTGGTGGAACAATGGCTACTTCCCCAATGATTTCAGAGTCTGGAAGACAGGCCAAACTAGCGACGCCGCCATCTCGATCATAGATGCTCTGCAGGTGATCAATGAGGCAGAGGCAAATACAGGGCCTCATGTTATAGATGACTAG
- the LOC112885713 gene encoding uncharacterized protein At5g08430-like isoform X3 → MGNRTRSGRRRRASGGGGGSASGSKRLRWVAEEELEEEEEAGPVDGEDLCFVCKDGGLLRVCDYRSCHKAYHPVCVGKDVDFLKSDEEFICEWHTCFICEGRSHYNCLCCPQHTFCQGCVAQAEFVPVLRKTKGFCSNCLRMVIMIEKNVDVDSDGERADFNDRETYEFLFKEYWEIVRDKEGLTLDKLEEAYAILKRGQNCKQDSDLEKLNDEERNSDDDFVGNTDDDDGEEPSARAKLNGTAMKIKSFLKKGKSARNGFVGWASKELIEFLLSIGKDTSETLDQYRAAEVVKDYIRQKDLLQKDKKKLVICDDKLQLLFRKSKVKYNKIYYLLEKHIAANMISDDEILASSEDNSDSVMTKKARTVSYQSSTLKRTPEINKSCFAALVRDNINLIYLRRSLVMDLLKEPDTFESKVVGCLVRIKNDPKDYSFQKRKMLYQLGKVTGIRKTTEEYKIKDTANVLLCILNMPDVNISVLSDEDFDEEECEDLRLQAQNESFERYTVGDLEDKARSLRRDIMSHWINKELQRLDRLIDKANEKGWRYDKDAYLDKKQLLHKPSEQQRLLEEVPRVIPEIEDSKDTEVQVTTRDRSTKKSTVTFQGTNAESIVSLKRCSEEKYKGTNGTRASVLKSCAEEKFKAVMDTQKQDTEGADAGVDVDTAGVNVQRRSTEATKANTAGDVPGTSAQEQGAKAADIITIEDDDDDQLCESSGQTAVVDLEANGANDTHHAHKTNNIPRRVNRDVKVKGGASLHRCMWHYIDPQGDEQGPFSMEQLYRWWNNGYFPNDFRVWKTGQTSDAAISIIDALQVINEAEANTGPHVIDD, encoded by the exons ATGGGGAACCGGACGAGGAGCGGGAGGCGCCGCCgtgccagcggcggcggcggggggagcGCGAGCGGGAGCAAGCGCCTGCGGTGGGTAgcggaggaggagctggaggaggaggaggaggcggggccGGTGGATGGGGAGGACCTCTGCTTCGTCTGCAAGGACGGCGGCCTCCTCCGCGTCTGCGACTACAG GAGCTGCCACAAAGCTTACCATCCTGTTTGCGTGGGGAAAGATGTAGACTTCCTCAAGTCGGATGAAGAATTCATTTGTG AATGGCATACATGCTTTATTTGCGAAGGACGTTCCCACTACAATTGCTTATGCTGTCCACAGCACACCTTCTGCCAAGGTTGTGTGGCACAGGCGGAATTTGTCCCAGTCCTGAGGAAGACTAAGGGGTTCTGCAGTAACTGTTTAAGGATGGTCATCATGATTGAGAAGAATGTTGATGTTGACTCTGATGGG GAGAGGGCCGATTTCAATGACAGGGAAACTTATGAATTTCTATTCAAGGAGTATTGGGAAATAGTTAGAGACAAGGAGGGCTTGACTCTGGATAAACTTGAAGAAGCATATGCTATTCTGAAAAGAGGCCAGAACTGCAAACAGGATTCAGATTTAGAAAAACTTAATGATGAAGAACGCAACTCAGACGATGACTTTGTGGGCAAtactgatgatgatgatggtgaaGAGCCGTCTGCCCGAGCCAAATTAAATGGAACGGCAATGAAAATAAAATCTTTCCTGAAGAAAGGCAAGTCAGCGAGGAATGGCTTTGTGGGCTGGGCTTCGAAAGAGCTCATTGAATTCCTTTTGTCCATTGGGAAAGATACATCAGAAACTCTAGATCAATATCGTGCTGCTGAAGTGGTGAAGGACTACATTCGACAAAAAGATTTATTGCAAAAAGATAAGAAAAAACTTGTCATATGTGATGACAAGCTCCAGCTTTTGTTTAGGAAATCAAAAGTAAAGTACAACAAGATATATTACTTGTTAGAAAAGCATATTGCTGCAAACATGATATCAGATGATGAAATCCTCGCTAGTTCTGAGGATAACAGTGATTCAGTTATGACAAAGAAAGCTCGTACTGTGAGCTATCAGTCCAGTACCCTGAAGCGTACTCCTGAAATAAACAAGAGTTGTTTTGCTGCTCTTGTTCGTGATAACATTAATCTAATCTATTTGAGGAGATCATTAGTTATGGACCTACTAAAGGAGCCAGATACATTTGAAAGTAAAGTTGTTGGCTGTTTAGTTAGAATAAAGAATGATCCCAAAGATTATAGTTTCCAAAAGCGTAAAATGTTGTACCAGCTTGGAAAAGTAACAG GCATTAGGAAAACCACTGAAGAATACAAGATAAAAGACACAGCAAATGTTCTTTTATGTATTTTGAACATGCCTGACGTCAACATCTCGGTGTTGTCAGATGAAGATTTTGATGAG GAAGAATGTGAAGATCTTCGTTTGCAGGCCCAGAATGAATCCTTTGAAAGGTATACTGTG GGTGATCTTGAGGATAAAGCAAGAAGCTTACGCAGGGACATCATGAGTCAT TGGATCAATAAAGAACTTCAGAGACTAGATAGATTAATTGACAAGGCGAACGAGAAAGGTTGGAGATATGA TAAGGATGCATACCTGGATAAGAAACAGCTCTTACACAAACCATCTGAACAACAACGTCTACTTGAAGAGGTCCCACGAGTTATTCCAGAGATAGAAGATAGTAAAGATACTGAAGTTCAAGTTACAACAAGAGACAGGTCTACTAAGAAGAGCACTGTTACTTTTCAAG GTACCAATGCAGAAAGCATTGTTTCTTTGAAAAGATGCTCAGAAGAAAAATATAAAG GTACCAATGGGACTAGAGCATCAGTTCTGAAGAGCTGCGCTGAAGAAAAATTCAAAG CTGTAATGGATACTCAGAAACAGGACACTGAAG GTGCTGATGCGGGTGTTGATGTTGATACAGCTGGAGTGAATGTTCAAAGGCGGAGCACTGAAG CCACAAAAGCCAACACTGCTGGTGATGTACCTGGAACATCTGCTCAAGAGCAGGGTGCTAAAG CTGCTGATATTATTACCATTgaagatgacgatgatgatCAGCTGTGTGAAAGCAGTGGACAAACAGCAGTTGTTGATCTAGAAGCCAATGGTGCCAATGATACTCATCATGCGCACAAGACAAATAACATACCACGCAGAGTCAACAGAGACGTGAAGGTGAAGGGGGGAGCCTCACTGCACAGGTGCATGTGGCATTACATCGATCCTCAGGGCGACGAGCAAGGGCCTTTTTCAATGGAGCAACTGTACCGTTGGTGGAACAATGGCTACTTCCCCAATGATTTCAGAGTCTGGAAGACAGGCCAAACTAGCGACGCCGCCATCTCGATCATAGATGCTCTGCAGGTGATCAATGAGGCAGAGGCAAATACAGGGCCTCATGTTATAGATGACTAG
- the LOC112885713 gene encoding uncharacterized protein At5g08430-like isoform X2: MGNRTRSGRRRRASGGGGGSASGSKRLRWVAEEELEEEEEAGPVDGEDLCFVCKDGGLLRVCDYRSCHKAYHPVCVGKDVDFLKSDEEFICEWHTCFICEGRSHYNCLCCPQHTFCQGCVAQAEFVPVLRKTKGFCSNCLRMVIMIEKNVDVDSDGERADFNDRETYEFLFKEYWEIVRDKEGLTLDKLEEAYAILKRGQNCKQDSDLEKLNDEERNSDDDFVGNTDDDDGEEPSARAKLNGTAMKIKSFLKKGKSARNGFVGWASKELIEFLLSIGKDTSETLDQYRAAEVVKDYIRQKDLLQKDKKKLVICDDKLQLLFRKSKVKYNKIYYLLEKHIAANMISDDEILASSEDNSDSVMTKKARTVSYQSSTLKRTPEINKSCFAALVRDNINLIYLRRSLVMDLLKEPDTFESKVVGCLVRIKNDPKDYSFQKRKMLYQLGKVTGIRKTTEEYKIKDTANVLLCILNMPDVNISVLSDEDFDEEECEDLRLQAQNESFERYTVGDLEDKARSLRRDIMSHWINKELQRLDRLIDKANEKGWRYDKDAYLDKKQLLHKPSEQQRLLEEVPRVIPEIEDSKDTEVQVTTRDRSTKKSTVTFQGTNAESIVSLKRCSEEKYKGTNGTRASVLKSCAEEKFKGTGRETELSLKSLSEEKSEAVMDTQKQDTEGADAGVDVDTAGVNVQRRSTEATKANTAGDVPGTSAQEQGAKAADIITIEDDDDDQLCESSGQTAVVDLEANGANDTHHAHKTNNIPRRVNRDVKVKGGASLHRCMWHYIDPQGDEQGPFSMEQLYRWWNNGYFPNDFRVWKTGQTSDAAISIIDALQVINEAEANTGPHVIDD; the protein is encoded by the exons ATGGGGAACCGGACGAGGAGCGGGAGGCGCCGCCgtgccagcggcggcggcggggggagcGCGAGCGGGAGCAAGCGCCTGCGGTGGGTAgcggaggaggagctggaggaggaggaggaggcggggccGGTGGATGGGGAGGACCTCTGCTTCGTCTGCAAGGACGGCGGCCTCCTCCGCGTCTGCGACTACAG GAGCTGCCACAAAGCTTACCATCCTGTTTGCGTGGGGAAAGATGTAGACTTCCTCAAGTCGGATGAAGAATTCATTTGTG AATGGCATACATGCTTTATTTGCGAAGGACGTTCCCACTACAATTGCTTATGCTGTCCACAGCACACCTTCTGCCAAGGTTGTGTGGCACAGGCGGAATTTGTCCCAGTCCTGAGGAAGACTAAGGGGTTCTGCAGTAACTGTTTAAGGATGGTCATCATGATTGAGAAGAATGTTGATGTTGACTCTGATGGG GAGAGGGCCGATTTCAATGACAGGGAAACTTATGAATTTCTATTCAAGGAGTATTGGGAAATAGTTAGAGACAAGGAGGGCTTGACTCTGGATAAACTTGAAGAAGCATATGCTATTCTGAAAAGAGGCCAGAACTGCAAACAGGATTCAGATTTAGAAAAACTTAATGATGAAGAACGCAACTCAGACGATGACTTTGTGGGCAAtactgatgatgatgatggtgaaGAGCCGTCTGCCCGAGCCAAATTAAATGGAACGGCAATGAAAATAAAATCTTTCCTGAAGAAAGGCAAGTCAGCGAGGAATGGCTTTGTGGGCTGGGCTTCGAAAGAGCTCATTGAATTCCTTTTGTCCATTGGGAAAGATACATCAGAAACTCTAGATCAATATCGTGCTGCTGAAGTGGTGAAGGACTACATTCGACAAAAAGATTTATTGCAAAAAGATAAGAAAAAACTTGTCATATGTGATGACAAGCTCCAGCTTTTGTTTAGGAAATCAAAAGTAAAGTACAACAAGATATATTACTTGTTAGAAAAGCATATTGCTGCAAACATGATATCAGATGATGAAATCCTCGCTAGTTCTGAGGATAACAGTGATTCAGTTATGACAAAGAAAGCTCGTACTGTGAGCTATCAGTCCAGTACCCTGAAGCGTACTCCTGAAATAAACAAGAGTTGTTTTGCTGCTCTTGTTCGTGATAACATTAATCTAATCTATTTGAGGAGATCATTAGTTATGGACCTACTAAAGGAGCCAGATACATTTGAAAGTAAAGTTGTTGGCTGTTTAGTTAGAATAAAGAATGATCCCAAAGATTATAGTTTCCAAAAGCGTAAAATGTTGTACCAGCTTGGAAAAGTAACAG GCATTAGGAAAACCACTGAAGAATACAAGATAAAAGACACAGCAAATGTTCTTTTATGTATTTTGAACATGCCTGACGTCAACATCTCGGTGTTGTCAGATGAAGATTTTGATGAG GAAGAATGTGAAGATCTTCGTTTGCAGGCCCAGAATGAATCCTTTGAAAGGTATACTGTG GGTGATCTTGAGGATAAAGCAAGAAGCTTACGCAGGGACATCATGAGTCAT TGGATCAATAAAGAACTTCAGAGACTAGATAGATTAATTGACAAGGCGAACGAGAAAGGTTGGAGATATGA TAAGGATGCATACCTGGATAAGAAACAGCTCTTACACAAACCATCTGAACAACAACGTCTACTTGAAGAGGTCCCACGAGTTATTCCAGAGATAGAAGATAGTAAAGATACTGAAGTTCAAGTTACAACAAGAGACAGGTCTACTAAGAAGAGCACTGTTACTTTTCAAG GTACCAATGCAGAAAGCATTGTTTCTTTGAAAAGATGCTCAGAAGAAAAATATAAAG GTACCAATGGGACTAGAGCATCAGTTCTGAAGAGCTGCGCTGAAGAAAAATTCAAAG GTACTGGGCGGGAGACAGAGCTTTCCTTGAAAAGTTTATCAGAAGAAAAATCTGAAG CTGTAATGGATACTCAGAAACAGGACACTGAAG GTGCTGATGCGGGTGTTGATGTTGATACAGCTGGAGTGAATGTTCAAAGGCGGAGCACTGAAG CCACAAAAGCCAACACTGCTGGTGATGTACCTGGAACATCTGCTCAAGAGCAGGGTGCTAAAG CTGCTGATATTATTACCATTgaagatgacgatgatgatCAGCTGTGTGAAAGCAGTGGACAAACAGCAGTTGTTGATCTAGAAGCCAATGGTGCCAATGATACTCATCATGCGCACAAGACAAATAACATACCACGCAGAGTCAACAGAGACGTGAAGGTGAAGGGGGGAGCCTCACTGCACAGGTGCATGTGGCATTACATCGATCCTCAGGGCGACGAGCAAGGGCCTTTTTCAATGGAGCAACTGTACCGTTGGTGGAACAATGGCTACTTCCCCAATGATTTCAGAGTCTGGAAGACAGGCCAAACTAGCGACGCCGCCATCTCGATCATAGATGCTCTGCAGGTGATCAATGAGGCAGAGGCAAATACAGGGCCTCATGTTATAGATGACTAG